TTCTCAGACTGGGGCTTGTCTCAGGTTTCACTGGCCAAAGGCAGTTCCAGGACCCAGGCGAGGGTCTGGCTCCAGAGGACAGCATCTCAGCTCTTCCGCTCAGGGGCGCCATCCTGCAACGAGGCGTCTTTGCCATCTGCTGCCTCAGTGCCAGCCTCCAGGTTTGGCTCTTCTCCCGCAGGCTGTTCTCCAGATTCCTGAGACTCCCCCACAACCTTGGTGCTCTTGCTAGAGTGGCATCCCATCTCAACCGGATGCTAAGGGCTGAGCGCCCTGGGATGTTCCAAGAAGACGCGAGGCTGTGCGGCTGATCCTCGGGTGCCGGAGTTAAATAACCTTTCCTCAGAGCACTGTTGAAAGAGAACTGGTTGGGTTTCTATGGTCACCGGGAGATGCCAGGTCCCATCTGCATAATGAGGCCCCCCTGCATGGGCTGGGCCGGGCCTGGACGGCTGCCCTTCCTGCTGACCCGGCGAGTTCCAAGCACTGAGCCCCATTCATTCCCCGGAAGAATTCTCTTTTGTCTAACCTTTAACTTCTTTACAAGTTACAACCCCCCACCTAGTTACCTGTAAACACCAGGGCGTGTCCTCACAGGGCAAGCCCCGTTACCACGCAActagcctggggtgggggggggggccctcCCGGGGTCACATTCAGTTCCGCGACTCACAGACCCCCCGCTGGGAGGCCGTTCCCCTACCCTAGAGTGCCAACCCCACCTAGGGCTGAAGAATAGGGAGGGCTAACACCGAGGACTCCAGGGGTTACCCAAACATGGAGGGAATGAAAAGAACTAGCAGGCTAGCAGGGACCGAGGGCCACTCGGTGCCAAGCACAGTTCACATTCctcatcttgtttaatcctcacaacaccccaAAGAGGCAGATCATATTATTTAATCCTCGTTTGACAGATGGAGGcactgaagcacagagatggAGTAATTTATTTAAGGTAGTTACTAACAGCCAGGAaatagcagagctgagatttgagccGAAGTCATCGGATTCCACTCTATCACTACGTTAATCTATTTTAAAGACCCCATCGGCCCATCTTCACACACCATCAGAGATGTCATCGGCTTCCTTGGCCTGTCATTGCTCTTTTAATCTGGGACACGTGGGTTGAGGTTTTCAAAGCTGTGAATGAATGATCTCTGATGTAAATACTTCTAGCGAAGCCTTGCAGGCTACGGAACTGAAGTGAGCCCCTCCTGAGTTCTATTccactctgattttattttctgatcaCCTCACTTTCCTTTTCCTAACTCTAAAAAAAGGGCCTGGTAATCCTAACCCAGCTCCTAGGAAGCTGGAAAGAGGATCAAGCAAGTCTGTGAAGTGGCTtttcagaaaagcacaaaaatttattctttcccaCATATGCACAAAGCAGTCAAAGGTGACATCAATTCCCCTCCACTTATGGAGGACTGGTGCACGCCAGCCTCTGACACTTACATAAGTCCTTTCATCTACTCCTCACAAACAGTCCTAGGAGACAGTGTTGTTGGTTCCACTTTAGAGTTGAAATCATTAAGTCCAGAGGCGTTAGGTCAGTCACGCGCCTGGTAAGCAGCAGCTCAGGATGCTGCTTCCCAAGCCTGTGACCTCCCCATTCCCTTTtccctctcacccccacccctccatgcgccccatcctcctctccccacctctggtTAATACCATTCATTCTCCTGGACCCGGGCATTCAGTGATCTGCAAGAACATGGTAAAACTCCCCTATAAATCACCTTTCTTTGAGTGAACGTCTTGCCAGCTGGGCTGGCAGAGTAACAATTAGGAATACATTATGATACTGCTGACTTACCTCTCCCACATAAATGCCAAAGTACAGTTTGGGGGTGTTAGGGTGGAAGAGGGAGGCTCCATTTGCCTTGCAATTAAGAGTGCCTAATTAAGGCAAATCCTCATTTGGATATTGGGATCCTAAGCTAACAATCCTCCTGTGAAGTCTCCAAATTAATCATGCTTAGCCCAAGTGAGCACAAGAGACAGGCAGCAGGAGTTCGCAGGAGCCAGGTAAACCTTCAGGTTGAGCTTGGGTTAGTTTAGAGACGTGGTCGGTGGGAACAGATGAGAGCCCTTTGCTAAGCGAACCTGTGAGAAGCCCCACCCTGCCTGTGGCCCCCACACCCGGGACCagttacataatttgtggggcccagtgcaaaattaaaacatgggcccttgttcaaaaatgattaagaatttcaagacgaCGACAGTAGAACTTTAAATGAAGCACGGagcccatgaagccagccctgcccacacccaaCCTCCTCAATTCTCAGAAATGGATTCACCTCTGATGAGGACTGCAATTTGCCGGATCACCAGCTGTCTCGGCCTAGGGGACGTTGCCCTAGGAATAGAATGAGaccaaaagaaagacaagaaaagagaaatggtgtATGGACAGCCCAAAGATGGATGGGACCTCGGTAGgacactttcaaaatattttcagttttagacTGCTTCCTTAGCTATTACTACCTACAAAATGCAGCACACAAAAAAATACCaacatagaaaatacaaataaaaactccttggaaaaaatactgacaataccaTATGTTGGCAAGGGTGcaaagcaactggaactctcagatAGTGctgatgggaatacaaaatggtacagccacttgggaaaacagtttctcacaaagctaaacatacacttatcataGAACATTTACCTGTAttggtctgctcaggctgccataacaaaataccgcagaCCAGGCagcttaaacaatagacatttgctcacagttctggaggctagaagtccatcACCAACATGCTGGcaaatttggtttctggtgagagctgtcttcctggtttgcagacggcCAGCTTCTCGCTGCATCCTCACTTGGCCTTTCTTCTGTGCTCACaaaagagagagggctctggtgtcccttcctcttcttataaggacagcaggTCCGtgggattagggccccacccttgtgacctctTTTAACCTTAGTGACCTTCATAAAAGCCCTATCTCTAAATGCAGCCACACTGGGGATTGGAGCTTCGACCTATGAATCTGGGGAGAACACATCAGTCCATAATGTTATCCCAGGGCAAAGAAAACCTATAttcacacagaaacttgtacaggAATATTTCAAGGAGCTCTGTTAATAatcagaaactggaaacaacctgaatgtgaatggatagataaactatggtacattcatatgatggaatactactcagcaataaaaaggaataaactattgataatGTAACAGTTTAGATGAATTTCAAAGAcactatgttgagtgaaagaaggcagtctcAAAACGTTACCtactgtttgattccattcatacgacattcttgaaaagacaaaaatacaaggATGGAGGGGGCCAGccgtgtggccaagtggttaagttcgtgtactccagtggcccagggtttcgccaactcggatcctgggtgcagacctacgcacagctcatcaagccatgctgtggtggcttcccacatagaagaactagaatgacctacaactaggatatacaactatgtgttggggctttggggagaaaaaaacctaggaagattggcaacagatgttagctcagggccaatcttcctcacaaaaaaaatatatggatggagaacagatcagtggtatCACTACAAAAGTGACGGGTTGAAGGagtttttggggtgatggaactgtttaGTATCCtaattgtggtggtagttacacaaaTCTATCCATGTGTTAatattcatagaactgtacaccaaaattttaaaaagtcaaatttgcTGCATActaagaaaattcttttaaaaatttaaagatcatctaaacaaaaaaacaaataaaaactgtttGCAAGGAACCTAggggcttatttgccatctggtCCTAGTTCTCAAGATCatttaaaatcctttcttttctgcttctcacttgaacaaacaaacaaacacacctGCCCCTAATTTTGCTCAACAGCTGTTTATTGAGCTACATGGTACAAATTTCCATTTGGGGTTTTGCACAGTTTCTAGAACCTTAGTGAATCGCATTTAAGGGGGCCTGGGTGTGGAGGCCGAGAAGGCTGTGTACAGAGGGCCACCATACAGCCATGATGTGGGTCAAGAGAGTGGCCAGCCCAAGACACCCTGCAGAAAGAGAGCTGGGGGAACAAGCACCCCCAcctcactctcctgcctccctctggtcTCTCCCAGGGCTCCCATGGGCCAAACTCAACTTGAAGTCAGTGGGCATAGAAGCGTTTGGTCTTGCCCATTTAGGTCAGCTGTCCAGGACGCAAAGCAGGGTGGAGAGGAATGGAAAGTGGATGTGGAGAGGCAACCAGAAGTCCCTAGCTCCTGCTCTCAAGGGCCACAGAATCTGTTGGCGGAGGTAACAGATTCACAGGGAATAAAACTACGAGGCAGAACGCAGTAAGTGCTTTAATACAGGGAAGGGGTCACACTGGAAAGGGGATAGAGGAGGGTTTCCTGGAGCTGGACCTAGAAGGATGAGCAGAATATCAGCtgctggaggagaaaaaggacattatgGCCAAAATGAAGAAACGCAAACCTCTCCCTAGGAGTTCAGTTTAATTCACTCCTTTATGGAAAGGCAGCTAAAAATGGTCACGGTTAGAAGCAACACTGTCAGCCTAAGAGGATCCTAGATGCTCTCTAGGATCTAGGACCAATGTCAGCTAGAGAATCCGTAGCATTCCATAGGGATGGAATGCTAATTCTACAGTGTACATGCTGTGTGGCCTTCATAAAGTTGCTTCACATCTGTGACTCTGTTTCCCGGACTTTGGGGAAGAGTCAATGAGACAGCATACATGTCATCTTGCTATTACACCTCATAACATCTGGCAGGGTTTGCAGATGCAATTCATGACCAAAAAGTGATTAGCTTACTCCTGCCAATCACAGATATACAGTGACACCAAAAGTCCAGTTGCCATTCAGTCCACAGGGTCAGCCTCACAAGACCAAGTGCCCTTCCTGGGATGGGCATCCGGGCCCTTCCCCCTTGGTCTCTTTggcatccctccctccttccttttctaccCCTCCTTCTGCCAGGGTCCTGACACCATCCTGTACATGTTCCTAGAGCCCCCCTTTCTAGCTCCACCCACTTTGGACAATAGAAGAGTCTCACCCTTTTTAATAGAGCATCACTCTGGAAGATAAATAAGACCTTTCCTACTGAAAATAGGCTATATCTCATAACATAACtgtgaatttattaaaaaacaaaatgaaacaaaattctcCCTTTCAAGGAAGGGATGGGCAGAACAAAAGAACAAGAGGGATAAATGGAGAGCAGCTGGTCCATCCTGTCCCATAGCTAAAACACAGtgtccagcacacagtaggtgctcaatgaacacTAGTGAAGCACTCAAAGGCAAATGTTCTGCAGTCGGGCAACCCAGATTCAAGCCCTGGCCACACTACTTGCTAACTCTTCCACCTCAGGCAAATGAGTTGAGAATTATGAGTCTCGacttcttcacctgtaaaatggggaaaatgacagTGCCaacttcataggattattgtgaggattaaactaaACAGTCAATCTAAAGTTCTTAGTGCTTAATAccttacaaataataataataataattattattattattgactcTGCTTCTACCTCAAAGAGACCACCTATGGAGAAAACAGACCTGTTGATAACTGTAGTTTCCAAAACACTGTGATTATTGGAACGGGAAAAATGTTAGGAGAACTCAGAGGAGAAAGTCTCTTGGAGGCTTTTAACCTCATCAGGTGATGCCTGACGTCAGAATCCTGGAGGTTGTAATCTAGGACCTTGCCTAGGCATGCTTTGAGGGACGGTGGGGTGAGGTGCCGGGACGGAGCTCTTGCAAAGACTGGTACCAGAGCGGTCTGGAAGTGACTCAGAGACacttgaaagtgaaagaatgagaAGTGGACCTGTCAGCTCTTCCCTGACCAATTCACCTTCACCAGGGCACCTGCCTGCCATGAgtaggctggggctggcccccgtcagtcacacacacacgcacacacgtgcacatgcacaagCACACGCTGCCCCTTGCCCTTCCAAGCATTGCCTACAGGTGAtaccttctcctccccctctgccctTGGTGGTCACTTCGACCAGGTTACACCAGCACAGAGAGGCCAAAGATTAAGTAGGCACACacaggtgggggatggggaagtTGGCACAGACCTCACTTTCACAAAGTGTCTCTAATATTTCCACTAGTGATGTTAATTATCCCCAGATATCACACAGATAAACTGCCAGGATTGAAAGATGACATTCCCCGTATAACTCTGCAAAACTTCTATTCACCGCCAGACACACTGCCTTCGGTGCcctataaattcatatttttttctataaatcctGTACTTATCCTGTAAAGAGCTCAATTACATTGTattacatttgtgtgtgtgtgttacaagTGTTAATTTGTTACATTAAATGTGAATTCAACAAGGACAGAGATTTGGGGGTGTTTTGTCCTACGTGGTATCCCTTGTTTGTAGAAAAGTGTTTGGCACATGGGTGCTTAGTTAACACTTGTTGAacgaagaaataaatgaaatgtaagCACTTGGAATAGTCCACCAGTTTTGTAACCCTGTTTTGGCATGTcttcacagaaaaaataataaatacggGAAGCCTCAGGAAAGGAAGGCGGCTGAGGGTGCCCAGTGCTCTGAAAAAGCCTGACAGTGGGACTCCCCTGGAGGCTGCACTTCGTTGTCACCTGATCTTAATTATCAGCTAATAGGTTCTTAGCCTAGGGCAGGTttacacccccccacccccacccccacccccacccccacccagacaACGACTAAGGGGTGGCTACTGACATTAGTGCCAGGGAGTCGGAGCCTCTAAATGTCCTGCAGTGCCAGGACAGCCCCAACCAAAGAAATGCTAGGGGCGCCCGGGTGAGAAAGATTACCTGGGTTGCCAACTCCTAAGGGACCTGACGGTGTCCGCAGCTACACAGGGTCTGACGCAGACTGAGTGTTAATAAAGTTCAGCCAAAGAGCCTGAAGGGAACAGGGTAGGAGGGCAAAATGCGGGCGGGGCGGGAGGGATGTCAATAATAAACGGTTGCTGGTAGGGGAAAGGCCTCCGTAGGCTTGAGAGAAACCCAGTCCCCTGCATCTTCTGATGCTCCCAGCATAATTAAAAGAGAGGCTCTGCCAAATTGGGGTGTACTGAAAGCTTTTGGATGGAAGGAAAGATCGCTAAATCCAGCCAGGAAAATCCCAGTACGGATCCCCGGCCGGAAGCCAGGGCCTGGCTGCCCCTCCGTGCCCCTAAGAGAAAGTTCAGCAAGTTCAGTTCCCAGCGCCCTCTAGGGAGGGAAGGTGGTCCCACCCAGCCGGGATCCGCGCCCGGGAGCTCGGCGCGTTGGAAACCGCCCACGTGGGCAGCCCCGGCGGCACTTCCGCCCGGACCGCGCTCCCGCCTCGCGGCCGCGCGCCCACTAGGTGGCGCCTGCGCTCCAGCGGCGCCCCCGGCGCGGAGGCCAGCTCCCGCGGAGCCCGGCGACACGCCgagccccagccccaggattCCGCGGACTGGAGCGCAGCGCCGGCAGCCGAGGTAGGATTCCCGAGCCCCGGGCCTCTTCCTCGAACCTCTGTGGTTGGGGTGGGCGGCGCGGCGGCCGCCGAGCCCCGCGTGCGGTCTGAGCGGGGAAGTCGGAGCGGCCACACGTGTTGTTGCCTAAGGGGACCCGGGGACCCGCGGGCTCCAGGCTGGGCCTAGGGGCAGGCAGAGCACCAGGTCGCTGCACGCAAACCTCTTCCCCTAGCCTGCGCCCCTGGAAAGCCTGCCCAAATCTCCGCACGGCAAGTCCTAAAAGGAAAACGCAATTCCTAGTGCCCAGAGCGACTTCAGCTTTGGAGCTGAATGCAGAAAAGACCCGGAGCCCCatttctcaaacttggctgctcACTGGAAACGCTCGGGGAGcgttaaaaaaaaacctgctgaTGCCCCAGTTCCACCCCCTAGAGACTCAGATGTAAGTGGTCTGGGTTGGGGCCTGGatatctgcattttttaaagcttcctagGAGATTCCAGCTAGGGCTAAGTCATAGGACCGTTGATCCAAAGGGTTAGAGAAAACCTGAGGACCGGTGTTGCAGCCCAGAATGCtgattcttccctttctccccctcctcttgTTTAATGTGCCTTTTAAGCAGGAAATATCTCTGCCTTTGAGCTGTCAAACCCAAGATAACAAACCAACACCCTCCTTCCCAATAGGGCTGGTTCTGAAAGGGTTGAACCGAAAGTGGGCAGGGAACAGAAAGACGCTGATGTGGAATATGACAGAAGACTCACTAGGGAGGGAGGGTGGATCCCACAGAAGTTCAGGGGGCCTGCTGGAGCTGCCCCCATCATTTTGGTAGATGTAGTGAGCAGGCAGAGTAAGAGcccttagaactaataaatatgACCCCTTATATTTATATAAGAGCCGAGTAGTTACCAGCGTGGGCCTGGAGTCCCCAGAGCCAGCCCTTCCTTATGTGACCTTCGAGAACCCATGAAACCACCGctagcctcggtttcctcatctgcaaaatgggtacgATAGTGTAAACCTCTTAGAATTGCCAGGAGAATTATTAACAGTGAGAAATAACGTTTCCTACGAGCATCGCTGGGCCAGGTGCTGCGCTAAATGTTTTCTGTGCGTTGCCACAGTGACCCCTCACCATAACCCACAAGGCAGAACTGTAATGACCCCATTTGATAGCTGAGGAAGCTGGGGCTCTGAGAGGCCAGGGAACTTGCTcacaattatataattaatacGAGGCAGATCCCATGTTTGAACCCcagctgtctgactccagagcccgtgGGCACGTACGATCATCTGCTGTTTCCCTTGGTGAGTGAGGATCGTAGAGAAAGCACTTGGCACAGGGCAGCTTGGGGCGCATTCTCCGCGAGCACTAGCTATCATGGCTGCAAATGAAACACTTTCACTGCAtcgactcattcattcattcaaaatatagtTATCcttgagagcctactatgtgccggaCAGTTTTCCAGATGCTAGAGATAAAATGGTGAGTAAGACAGAGGTAAACCAGCCTCAGTGAACTCCCTCTAGTGAAtgggagaaatgagaagaaagtgcAGAGATCCTCATTTGCAGATTCTGTGTTTACGAATTCTCTCCTGCTTGCTAAACGTCTTTGTAACCCCCAAGTCGATATCCTCAGCAGTTTCACAGTCATTCATGATGTGTGCAGAGTGGGAAAGAATTTGAGTCACCCAGCATGCGTGTTCCCGGCTGAGGTCAAAACAACATggtgctctgccttcttggttCACCTCTTATACTGTAAACAAGGGTCCTTTTTGTGATCTATTTAGTGCCacgtttttcaaatttttgttctttttattggtgattttgctgtttaaaatcaCCCCCACGCATGGTGCTGAAGGCTGTCtggtgttcctaagcacaagaatgCTGTGATGTCCCATAGAGAGAAAATACATGTTGGGTAAGCTTTGTTCAGGTATGAGTTGTAGTGGTAATGGCTGTGAGTTCAGTGTGAATGAATCAacagtatatattaaataagatgtctttaaacagaaacacacataaaacaaggttgaGCATTGATctgttgatgaaaatgtgaccagaggctccTTAGGTTTTTCCCCGAGAATCAgtggttcagtatttgctaattccgTGTTCACAGCAACTTGATAAAACGTAATTGCCGCAAATAAGGAGGATCGACTGAAACTAGATATTACTGCATGCGCAGTAAAAGAATCAAGCACGAAGATGCAGAGGCATACAGAAGGGGCCTGCCTTGGATTGGGGGTCATAAAGACTGAGAAGCAGCCAGGCAGGAGGTGGGATGAGGAAAAAATGTTTCAGGAAGAATAAGcagtgtgtgcaaaggcccagaggtagcCAAAAGCTTGGCAAGGTTGGGGAACTCAAGGAGAGCCAGAGCACAGGGAGTGTGGTGGTCAACGGGAGCAGAGGTGCAATAATACAGTAATACACTGAAGAGAGAAGCTGGGGCCAGGTGGCACTGTGTTTTGTGGGCACCTCTCATTTCATCCAATTAGCACAGTAATCCTGGCAGGCTGGGCAGGATCATTTCCGCCTTGGACAGATGATGAAATTGATGCCTCATGCAgtaaatgatttgcccaaagtttTACCGCTAGTCAGCAGCaaaacccccacccccaccccgcatcTTAATCTAACATTGAACGGACGGTGGAGTATTGATCAGAGACCTCAGGACATGGTCCTGGGCTggaggtttggtttggtttggtttgaggAGGAATCCGTAACTGAATGGCTGCAGAAGGCATCAAGCGTGGATGAAACCACCTGGGCCTGTGGGCAGAGTGTGGAGAAGAAAAGTTCTGatgtccttttaaaaacaaaaatattcctaGCACAAAAAAGTTAATGCCTCAGAGAAAGAGTCCTAGATACCTGCGGAGGGCAGAAGAAGTAGTGAGGTGGCCacaaagatggagaagaaggagACGTGAAAGTCTGATCCAAACTACCCCCTCAATCCTAGGTCTGGCGCAGAGCCTCCCCATCCACCGGGCACCCAGGTCTCGGTCTGCCTCTTGTCCCTGCAG
This genomic window from Equus przewalskii isolate Varuska chromosome 3, EquPr2, whole genome shotgun sequence contains:
- the CHD9NB gene encoding CHD9 neighbor protein produces the protein MGCHSSKSTKVVGESQESGEQPAGEEPNLEAGTEAADGKDASLQDGAPERKS